One part of the Pristis pectinata isolate sPriPec2 chromosome 17, sPriPec2.1.pri, whole genome shotgun sequence genome encodes these proteins:
- the LOC127579342 gene encoding derlin-2-like — protein MAYQSLLQEYRQVPVVTRAYTTACVLTTAAVQLEFITPFQLYFNPDLIVKKYQVWRLLTNFLFFGPLGFSFLFNMIFLYRYCRMLEEGSFRGRTADFLLMFIFGGFLMTLFGIFASLFFLGQAFTIMLVYIWSRRNPFVRMNFFGLLNFQAPFLPWVLMGFSLLLGNSVIVDLLGIVVGHIYYFLEDVFPYQPGGVKLLVTPGFLKAIFDVAEEDPNYNVLPEERPVGFNWGQGQRLGDQNEQNPDAHQ, from the exons ATGGCGTACCAGAGTCTGCTGCAGGAGTACCGGCAGGTCCCCGTGGTGACCCGAGCCTACACCACCGCCTGTGTGCTGACGACTGCGGCCGTG CAACTGGAGTTCATTACCCCTTTCCAGCTGTACTTCAATCCTGACTTGATAGTCAAGAAGTATCAG GTTTGGAGACTATTaaccaattttcttttctttggcCCTCTGGGGTTTAGCTTTCTGTTCAATATGATCTTTTT ATACAGATATTGTCGAATGTTGGAAGAAGGATCGTTCAGGGGACGAACGGCTGATTTTCTGCTCATGTTTATTTTTGGTGGTTTTTTAATGACC CTGTTTGGAATTTTTGCGAGCTTGTTTTTTCTGGGTCAAGCCTTCACCATCATGCTGGTTTACATCTGGAGCAGGAGGAACCCATTTGTACGAATGAATTTTTTTGGGCTGCTGAACTTCCAGGCTCCCTTCTTGCCATGGGTGTTGATGGGATTCTCATTGCTTCTGGGAAACTCTGTCATCGTTGACTTGTTGG GGATCGTGGTTGGTCATATATATTACTTTCTGGAAGACGTATTCCCATATCAGCCAGGGGGAGTGAAGCTGTTGGTGACTCCAGGCTTTCT GAAGGCGATATTTGATGTTGCAGAGGAGGATCCCAATTATAACGTGCTGCCTGAGGAGCGACCTGTGGGATTCAACTGGGGTCAGGGGCAAAGGCTTGGGGATCAGAATGAACAGAACCCTGATGCTCACCAATGA